In Osmia bicornis bicornis chromosome 10, iOsmBic2.1, whole genome shotgun sequence, one genomic interval encodes:
- the LOC114877898 gene encoding uncharacterized protein LOC114877898 — translation MVVWAVLFLTTAILAEAAVPDPPNSGITTVGSLKLATAADCAGVVAFSATQASVDHAKVILSETLVDKGVGYVAQTGTFITHCPGLYQFSFAGYGSTDLRLTLKRKLNDSDSWRSVVSAGPGGGANLVLLNVDAGDQFAIFVDSGKVTDSVTFSGYRIAKN, via the exons GGTGGTGTGGGCGGTGCTGTTTTTGACAACAGCAATTTTGGCGGAGGCAGCGGTACCGGACCCACCGAATTCCGGTATCACGACCGTCGGCTCTTTGAAATTAGCAACAGCCGCTGACTGCGCTGGTGTTGTCGCTTTTTCCGCTACTCAGGCTTCTGTCGAT CATGCCAAAGTAATTCTGTCTGAGACATTGGTCGACAAAGGCGTGGGATACGTCGCCCAAACAGGAACTTTCATCACCCATTGTCCAGGCCTGTACCAATTCAGTTTCGCCGGATATGGTAGCACCGATCTTCGACTTacattgaaaagaaaattgaacgatTCTGATAGCTGGAGATCGGTAGTCAGTGCTGGTCCAGGAGGTGGTGCCAATTTGGTTTTATTGAACGTCGATGCTGGGGACCAATTTGCCATTTTCGTGGACTCTGGAAAAGTTACAGACAGTGTTACATTTTCTGGCTATCGAATCGCCAAAAACTAA